A section of the Papio anubis isolate 15944 chromosome 2, Panubis1.0, whole genome shotgun sequence genome encodes:
- the USP19 gene encoding ubiquitin carboxyl-terminal hydrolase 19 isoform X21: MSGGASATGPRRGPPGLEDATSKKQQKDRANQESKDGDPRKETGSRYVAQAGLELLASGDPSASASCAAGITGSRHHSRLFFPSLSGSASTPREEQTKEGACEDPHDLLATPPPELLLDWRQSAEEVIVKLHVGVGPLQLEDVDAAFTDTDCVVRFAGGQQWGGVFYAEIKSSCAKVQTRKGSLLHLTLPKKVPMLTWPSLLKKPLGTQELVPGLQCQENGQELSPTALEPGPEPHRAKQEARNQKRAQGRGEVEADEQLCIPPVNPQTCLLGSEENLALLAGEKAVSPGNDPVSPAMVRSRNSGKDDRAKEEMAVAADAATLVDEPESMVNLAFVKNDSYEKGPDSVVVHVYVKEICRDTSRVLFREQDFTLIFQTRDGNFLRLHPGCGPHTIFRWQVKLRNLIEPEQCTFCFTASRIDICLRKRQSQRWGGLEAPATRVGGAKVAVPTGPTPLDSTPPGGAPHPLTGQEEARAMEKDKSKARSEDTGLESVATRTPMEHVTPKPETHLASPKPTCMVPPMPHSPVSGDSVEEEEEEEKKVCLPGFTGLVNLGNTCFMNSVIQSLSNTRELRDFFHDRSFEAEINYNNPLGTGGRLAIGFAVLLRALWKGTHHAFQPSKLKAIVASKASQFTGYAQHDAQEFMAFLLDGLHEDLNRIQNKPYTETVDSDGRPDEVVAEEAWQRHKMRNDSFIVDLFQGQYKSKLVCPVCAKVSITFDPFLYLPVPLPQKQKVLPVFYFAREPHSKPIKFLVSVSKENSTASEVLDSLSQSVRVKPENLRLAEVIKNRFHRVFLPSHSLDTVSPSDMLLCFELLSPELAKERVVVLEVQQRPQVPSVPISKCAACQRKQQSEDEKLKRCTRCYRVGYCNQLCQKTHWPDHKGLCRPENIGYPFLVSVPASRLTYARLAQLLEGYARYSVSVFQPPFQPGRMALESQSPGCTTLLSTGSLEAGDSERDPIQPPELQLVTPMAEGDTGLPRVWAAPDRGPVPSTSGISSEILASGPTEVGSLPAGERVSRPEAAVPGYQHPSEAMNAHTPQFFIYKIDSSNREQRLEDKGDTPLELGDDCSLALVWRNNERLQEFVLVASKELECAEDPGSAGEAARAGHFTLDQCLNLFTRPEVLAPEEAWYCPQCKQHREASKQLLLWRLPNVLIVQLKRFSFRSFIWRDKINDLVEFPVRNLDLSKFCIGQKEEQLPSYDLYAVINHYGGMIGGHYTACARLPNDRSSQRSDVGWRLFDDSTVTTVDESQVVTRYAYVLFYRRRNSPVERPPRAGHSEHHPDLGPAAEAAASQASRIWQELEAEEEPVPEGPGPLGPWGPQDWVGPPPRGPTTPDEGCLRYFVLGTVAALVALVLNVFYPLVSQSRWR, translated from the exons ATGTCTGGCGGGGCCAGTGCCACAGGCCCAAGGAGAGGGCCCCCAGGACTGGAGGACGCAACTAGTAAGAAGCAGCAGAAGGATCGAGCAAACCAGGAGAGCAAGGATGGAGATCCTAGGAAAG agacagggtctcgatatgttgcccaggctggtcttgaacttctggcctcaggtgatccttctgcctcagcctcctgcgcagctgggatcacaggctcacgccaccattcCCGGCTGTTCTTTCCTTCATTGTCAGGGTCAGCATCCACTCCTCGGGAGGAGCAGACCAAAGAGG GAGCTTGTGAAGACCCTCATGATCTCTTGGCTACTCCCCCTCCAGAGTTGTTGCTCGATTGGAGGCAGAGTGCAGAAGAGGTGATTGTCAAGCTTCATGTGGGAGTAGGTCCCCTGCAGCTGGAGGATGTAGATGCTGCTTTCACAGATACGGACTGTGTGGTGCGGTTTGCAG GTGGTCAGCAGTGGGGTGGTGTCTTCTATGCTGAGATAAAAAGCTCTTGTGCTAAAGTGCAAACCCGCAAGGGCAGTCTCCTGCACCTGACACTGCCCAAAAAGGTGCCTATGCTCACGTGGCCCTCCCTCCTG AAGAAACCTCTAGGGACCCAGGAGCTGGTGCCGGGGCTGCAGTGCCAGGAGAATGGGCAAGAACTGTCTCCCACTGCCCTGGAGCCAGGCCCTGAGCCCCACCGGGCTAAGCAGGAGGCCCGGAACCAGAAGCGGGCCCAGGGCCGTGGTGAG GTTGAGGCTGATGAACAGCTTTGCATACCACCGGTGAACCCCCAaacctgcctcctgggctcagaggaGAATTTAGCCCTTTTGGCAGGAGAGAAAGCAGTGTCTCCTGGGAATGACCCAGTCTCTCCAGCCATGGTCCGGAGCAGAAACTCTGGGAAAGATGACCGTGCCAAGGAGGAGATGGCAGTGGCAGCAGATGCTGCAACCTTGGTGGATG AGCCCGAGTCGATGGTGAACCTGGCATTTGTCAAGAATGACTCGTATGAGAAGGGCCCGGATTCAGTGGTGGTGCACGTGTACGTGAAGGAGATCTGCAGGGACACCTCGAGAGTACTTTTTCGTGAGCAGGACTTCACACTCATCTTCCAGACCAG GGATGGAAACTTCCTGAGGCTGCACCCAGGCTGTGGGCCCCACACCATCTTCCGTTGGCAGGTGAAGCTCAG GAATCTGATTGAGCCAGAGCAGTGCACCTTCTGTTTCACGGCTTCTCGCATCGACATCTGCCTTCGTAAGAGGCAGAGTCAGCGCTGGGGGGGCCTGGAGGCCCCGGCTACACGAG TGGGTGGTGCAAAGGTTGCCGTGCCGACAGGTCCAACCCCTCTGGATTCAACCCCACCAGGAGgtgctccccaccccctgacaggccagGAGGAGGCCCGGGCTATGGAGAAGGATAAATCCAAGGCACGATCTGAGGACACAGGGCTAGAGAGTGTGGCAACCCGCACACCTATGGAGCATGTAACCCCAAAGCCAGAGACACACCTGGCGTCG CCCAAGCCTACATGTATGGTGCCTCCCATGCCCCACAGCCCGGTTAGTGGAGATagtgtggaggaggaggaagaggaagagaagaaagtgtGTCTGCCAGGCTTCACTGGCCTTGTCAATTTAGGCAACACCTGCTTCATGAACAGCGTCATTCAGTCTCTGTCCAACACTCGGGAACTCCGGGACTTCTTCCATG ACCGCTCCTTTGAGGCTGAGATAAACTACAACAACCCACTAGGGACTGGTGGGCGTCTGGCCATTGGCTTTGCTGTGCTGCTTCGGGCGCTGTGGAAGGGCACCCACCATGCCTTCCAGCCTTCCAAGTTGAAG GCCATTGTGGCGAGTAAGGCCAGCCAGTTCACAGGCTATGCGCAGCATGATGCCCAGGAGTTCATGGCTTTCCTGCTGGATGGGCTGCACGAGGACCTGAATCGCATTCAGAACAAGCCCTACACAGAGACCGTGGACTCAGATGGGCGGCCCGATGAG GTGGTAGCTGAGGAAGCATGGCAGCGGCACAAGATGAGGAATGACTCTTTCATCGTGGACCTATTTCAGGGGCAGTACAAGTCGAAGCTGGTGTGCCCTGTGTGTGCCAAG GTCTCCATCACTTTCGACCCGTTTCTTTATCTGCCGGTGCCCTTGCCACAAAAGCAAAAGGTTCTCCCTGTCTTTTATTTCGCCCGAGAGCCCCACAGCAAGCCCATTAAG TTCCTGGTGAGCGTCAGCAAGGAGAACTCCACTGCCAGTGAAGTATTGGACTCCCTCTCTCAAAGCGTTCGTGTGAAGCCTGAGAATCTGCGTTTGGCGGAG GTAATTAAGAATCGTTTCCATCGTGTGTTCCTGCCCTCCCACTCACTGGACACTGTGTCCCCATCTGATATGCTCCTCTGCTTTGAGCTGCTATCCCCAGAGTTGGCTAAGGAGCGGGTAGTGGTGCTAGAGGTGCAACAG CGCCCCCAGGTGCCCAGCGTCCCCATCTCCAAGTGTGCAGCCTGCCAGCGGAAGCAACAGTCGGAGGATGAAAAGCTGAAGCGCTGTACCCGGTGCTACCGTGTGGGCTACTGCAACCA gCTCTGCCAGAAAACCCACTGGCCTGACCACAAGGGCCTCTGCCGACCTGAGAACATTGGCTACCCCTTCCTGGTCAGTGTACCTGCCTCACGCCTCACTTATGCCCGCCTTGCTCAGCTGCTAGAGGGCTATGCCCG GTACTCTGTGAGTGTATTCCAGCCACCCTTTCAGCCTGGCCGCATGGCCTTGGAGTCTCAGAGCCCTGGCTGCACCACACTGCTCTCCACTGGCTCCCTGGAGGCTGGGGACAGTGAGAGGGACCCCATTCAGCCACCTGAGCTCCAGCTGGTGACCCCTATGGCTGAGGGGGACACAGGGCTTCCCCGGGTGTGGGCAGCCCCTGACCGGGGTCCTGTGCCCAGCACCAGTGGAATTTCTTCTGAGATACTGGCCAGTGGGCCCACTGAGGTTGGCTCCTTGCCTGCTGGCGAGAGGGTGTCCCGACCCGAAG CCGCTGTGCCTGGGTACCAGCACCCAAGTGAAGCTATGAATGCCCACACACCAcagttcttcatctataaaattgacTCATCCAACCGAGAGCAGCGGCTAGAGGACAAAG GAGACACCCCACTGGAGCTGGGTGACGATTGTAGCCTGGCTCTCGTCTGGAGGAACAATGAGCGTTTGCAGGAGTTTGTGTTGGTAGCCTCCAAGGAGCTGGAATGTGCTGAGGATCCAGGCTCTGCCGGTGAGGCTGCCCGGGCCGGCCACTTCACTCTGGACCAGTGCCTCAACCTCTTCACACGGCCTGAGGTGCTGGCACCCGAGGAGGCCTG GTACTGCCCACAGTGCAAACAGCACCGTGAGGCCTCCAAGCAGCTGTTGCTATGGCGCCTGCCAAATGTTCTCATCGTGCAGCTCAAGCGCTTCTCCTTTCGTAGTTTTATCTGGCGTGACAAGATCAATGACTTAGTGGAGTTCCCTGTTCG GAACCTGGACCTGAGCAAGTTCTGCATTGGTCAGAAAGAGGAGCAGCTGCCCAGCTATGATCTGTATGCTGTCATCAACCACTATGGAGGCATGATTGGTGGCCACTACACTGCCTGTGCACGCCTGCCCAATGATCGTAGCAGTCAGCGCAGTGACGTGG GCTGGCGCTTGTTTGATGACAGCACGGTGACAACGGTAGACGAGAGCCAGGTTGTGACGCGTTATGCCTATGTACTCTTCTACCGCCGGCGGAACTCTCCTGTGGAGAGGCCCCCCAGGGCAGGTCACTCTGAGCACCACCCAGACCTAGGCCCTGCAGCTGAGGCTGCTGCCAGCCAG
- the USP19 gene encoding ubiquitin carboxyl-terminal hydrolase 19 isoform X18, protein MSGGASATGPRRGPPGLEDATSKKQQKDRANQESKDGDPRKETGSRYVAQAGLELLASGDPSASASCAAGITGSRHHSRLFFPSLSGSASTPREEQTKEGACEDPHDLLATPPPELLLDWRQSAEEVIVKLHVGVGPLQLEDVDAAFTDTDCVVRFAGGQQWGGVFYAEIKSSCAKVQTRKGSLLHLTLPKKVPMLTWPSLLKKPLGTQELVPGLQCQENGQELSPTALEPGPEPHRAKQEARNQKRAQGRGEVEADEQLCIPPVNPQTCLLGSEENLALLAGEKAVSPGNDPVSPAMVRSRNSGKDDRAKEEMAVAADAATLVDGKEPESMVNLAFVKNDSYEKGPDSVVVHVYVKEICRDTSRVLFREQDFTLIFQTRDGNFLRLHPGCGPHTIFRWQVKLRNLIEPEQCTFCFTASRIDICLRKRQSQRWGGLEAPATRGAVGGAKVAVPTGPTPLDSTPPGGAPHPLTGQEEARAMEKDKSKARSEDTGLESVATRTPMEHVTPKPETHLASPKPTCMVPPMPHSPVSGDSVEEEEEEEKKVCLPGFTGLVNLGNTCFMNSVIQSLSNTRELRDFFHDRSFEAEINYNNPLGTGGRLAIGFAVLLRALWKGTHHAFQPSKLKAIVASKASQFTGYAQHDAQEFMAFLLDGLHEDLNRIQNKPYTETVDSDGRPDEVVAEEAWQRHKMRNDSFIVDLFQGQYKSKLVCPVCAKVSITFDPFLYLPVPLPQKQKVLPVFYFAREPHSKPIKFLVSVSKENSTASEVLDSLSQSVRVKPENLRLAEVIKNRFHRVFLPSHSLDTVSPSDMLLCFELLSPELAKERVVVLEVQQRPQVPSVPISKCAACQRKQQSEDEKLKRCTRCYRVGYCNQLCQKTHWPDHKGLCRPENIGYPFLVSVPASRLTYARLAQLLEGYARYSVSVFQPPFQPGRMALESQSPGCTTLLSTGSLEAGDSERDPIQPPELQLVTPMAEGDTGLPRVWAAPDRGPVPSTSGISSEILASGPTEVGSLPAGERVSRPEAAVPGYQHPSEAMNAHTPQFFIYKIDSSNREQRLEDKGDTPLELGDDCSLALVWRNNERLQEFVLVASKELECAEDPGSAGEAARAGHFTLDQCLNLFTRPEVLAPEEAWYCPQCKQHREASKQLLLWRLPNVLIVQLKRFSFRSFIWRDKINDLVEFPVRNLDLSKFCIGQKEEQLPSYDLYAVINHYGGMIGGHYTACARLPNDRSSQRSDVGWRLFDDSTVTTVDESQVVTRYAYVLFYRRRNSPVERPPRAGHSEHHPDLGPAAEAAASQASRIWQELEAEEEPVPEGPGPLGPWGPQDWVGPPPRGPTTPDEGCLRYFVLGTVAALVALVLNVFYPLVSQSRWR, encoded by the exons ATGTCTGGCGGGGCCAGTGCCACAGGCCCAAGGAGAGGGCCCCCAGGACTGGAGGACGCAACTAGTAAGAAGCAGCAGAAGGATCGAGCAAACCAGGAGAGCAAGGATGGAGATCCTAGGAAAG agacagggtctcgatatgttgcccaggctggtcttgaacttctggcctcaggtgatccttctgcctcagcctcctgcgcagctgggatcacaggctcacgccaccattcCCGGCTGTTCTTTCCTTCATTGTCAGGGTCAGCATCCACTCCTCGGGAGGAGCAGACCAAAGAGG GAGCTTGTGAAGACCCTCATGATCTCTTGGCTACTCCCCCTCCAGAGTTGTTGCTCGATTGGAGGCAGAGTGCAGAAGAGGTGATTGTCAAGCTTCATGTGGGAGTAGGTCCCCTGCAGCTGGAGGATGTAGATGCTGCTTTCACAGATACGGACTGTGTGGTGCGGTTTGCAG GTGGTCAGCAGTGGGGTGGTGTCTTCTATGCTGAGATAAAAAGCTCTTGTGCTAAAGTGCAAACCCGCAAGGGCAGTCTCCTGCACCTGACACTGCCCAAAAAGGTGCCTATGCTCACGTGGCCCTCCCTCCTG AAGAAACCTCTAGGGACCCAGGAGCTGGTGCCGGGGCTGCAGTGCCAGGAGAATGGGCAAGAACTGTCTCCCACTGCCCTGGAGCCAGGCCCTGAGCCCCACCGGGCTAAGCAGGAGGCCCGGAACCAGAAGCGGGCCCAGGGCCGTGGTGAG GTTGAGGCTGATGAACAGCTTTGCATACCACCGGTGAACCCCCAaacctgcctcctgggctcagaggaGAATTTAGCCCTTTTGGCAGGAGAGAAAGCAGTGTCTCCTGGGAATGACCCAGTCTCTCCAGCCATGGTCCGGAGCAGAAACTCTGGGAAAGATGACCGTGCCAAGGAGGAGATGGCAGTGGCAGCAGATGCTGCAACCTTGGTGGATGGTaaag AGCCCGAGTCGATGGTGAACCTGGCATTTGTCAAGAATGACTCGTATGAGAAGGGCCCGGATTCAGTGGTGGTGCACGTGTACGTGAAGGAGATCTGCAGGGACACCTCGAGAGTACTTTTTCGTGAGCAGGACTTCACACTCATCTTCCAGACCAG GGATGGAAACTTCCTGAGGCTGCACCCAGGCTGTGGGCCCCACACCATCTTCCGTTGGCAGGTGAAGCTCAG GAATCTGATTGAGCCAGAGCAGTGCACCTTCTGTTTCACGGCTTCTCGCATCGACATCTGCCTTCGTAAGAGGCAGAGTCAGCGCTGGGGGGGCCTGGAGGCCCCGGCTACACGAG GTGCAGTGGGTGGTGCAAAGGTTGCCGTGCCGACAGGTCCAACCCCTCTGGATTCAACCCCACCAGGAGgtgctccccaccccctgacaggccagGAGGAGGCCCGGGCTATGGAGAAGGATAAATCCAAGGCACGATCTGAGGACACAGGGCTAGAGAGTGTGGCAACCCGCACACCTATGGAGCATGTAACCCCAAAGCCAGAGACACACCTGGCGTCG CCCAAGCCTACATGTATGGTGCCTCCCATGCCCCACAGCCCGGTTAGTGGAGATagtgtggaggaggaggaagaggaagagaagaaagtgtGTCTGCCAGGCTTCACTGGCCTTGTCAATTTAGGCAACACCTGCTTCATGAACAGCGTCATTCAGTCTCTGTCCAACACTCGGGAACTCCGGGACTTCTTCCATG ACCGCTCCTTTGAGGCTGAGATAAACTACAACAACCCACTAGGGACTGGTGGGCGTCTGGCCATTGGCTTTGCTGTGCTGCTTCGGGCGCTGTGGAAGGGCACCCACCATGCCTTCCAGCCTTCCAAGTTGAAG GCCATTGTGGCGAGTAAGGCCAGCCAGTTCACAGGCTATGCGCAGCATGATGCCCAGGAGTTCATGGCTTTCCTGCTGGATGGGCTGCACGAGGACCTGAATCGCATTCAGAACAAGCCCTACACAGAGACCGTGGACTCAGATGGGCGGCCCGATGAG GTGGTAGCTGAGGAAGCATGGCAGCGGCACAAGATGAGGAATGACTCTTTCATCGTGGACCTATTTCAGGGGCAGTACAAGTCGAAGCTGGTGTGCCCTGTGTGTGCCAAG GTCTCCATCACTTTCGACCCGTTTCTTTATCTGCCGGTGCCCTTGCCACAAAAGCAAAAGGTTCTCCCTGTCTTTTATTTCGCCCGAGAGCCCCACAGCAAGCCCATTAAG TTCCTGGTGAGCGTCAGCAAGGAGAACTCCACTGCCAGTGAAGTATTGGACTCCCTCTCTCAAAGCGTTCGTGTGAAGCCTGAGAATCTGCGTTTGGCGGAG GTAATTAAGAATCGTTTCCATCGTGTGTTCCTGCCCTCCCACTCACTGGACACTGTGTCCCCATCTGATATGCTCCTCTGCTTTGAGCTGCTATCCCCAGAGTTGGCTAAGGAGCGGGTAGTGGTGCTAGAGGTGCAACAG CGCCCCCAGGTGCCCAGCGTCCCCATCTCCAAGTGTGCAGCCTGCCAGCGGAAGCAACAGTCGGAGGATGAAAAGCTGAAGCGCTGTACCCGGTGCTACCGTGTGGGCTACTGCAACCA gCTCTGCCAGAAAACCCACTGGCCTGACCACAAGGGCCTCTGCCGACCTGAGAACATTGGCTACCCCTTCCTGGTCAGTGTACCTGCCTCACGCCTCACTTATGCCCGCCTTGCTCAGCTGCTAGAGGGCTATGCCCG GTACTCTGTGAGTGTATTCCAGCCACCCTTTCAGCCTGGCCGCATGGCCTTGGAGTCTCAGAGCCCTGGCTGCACCACACTGCTCTCCACTGGCTCCCTGGAGGCTGGGGACAGTGAGAGGGACCCCATTCAGCCACCTGAGCTCCAGCTGGTGACCCCTATGGCTGAGGGGGACACAGGGCTTCCCCGGGTGTGGGCAGCCCCTGACCGGGGTCCTGTGCCCAGCACCAGTGGAATTTCTTCTGAGATACTGGCCAGTGGGCCCACTGAGGTTGGCTCCTTGCCTGCTGGCGAGAGGGTGTCCCGACCCGAAG CCGCTGTGCCTGGGTACCAGCACCCAAGTGAAGCTATGAATGCCCACACACCAcagttcttcatctataaaattgacTCATCCAACCGAGAGCAGCGGCTAGAGGACAAAG GAGACACCCCACTGGAGCTGGGTGACGATTGTAGCCTGGCTCTCGTCTGGAGGAACAATGAGCGTTTGCAGGAGTTTGTGTTGGTAGCCTCCAAGGAGCTGGAATGTGCTGAGGATCCAGGCTCTGCCGGTGAGGCTGCCCGGGCCGGCCACTTCACTCTGGACCAGTGCCTCAACCTCTTCACACGGCCTGAGGTGCTGGCACCCGAGGAGGCCTG GTACTGCCCACAGTGCAAACAGCACCGTGAGGCCTCCAAGCAGCTGTTGCTATGGCGCCTGCCAAATGTTCTCATCGTGCAGCTCAAGCGCTTCTCCTTTCGTAGTTTTATCTGGCGTGACAAGATCAATGACTTAGTGGAGTTCCCTGTTCG GAACCTGGACCTGAGCAAGTTCTGCATTGGTCAGAAAGAGGAGCAGCTGCCCAGCTATGATCTGTATGCTGTCATCAACCACTATGGAGGCATGATTGGTGGCCACTACACTGCCTGTGCACGCCTGCCCAATGATCGTAGCAGTCAGCGCAGTGACGTGG GCTGGCGCTTGTTTGATGACAGCACGGTGACAACGGTAGACGAGAGCCAGGTTGTGACGCGTTATGCCTATGTACTCTTCTACCGCCGGCGGAACTCTCCTGTGGAGAGGCCCCCCAGGGCAGGTCACTCTGAGCACCACCCAGACCTAGGCCCTGCAGCTGAGGCTGCTGCCAGCCAG